In one window of Arctopsyche grandis isolate Sample6627 chromosome 6, ASM5162203v2, whole genome shotgun sequence DNA:
- the LOC143913638 gene encoding uncharacterized protein LOC143913638 isoform X2, which translates to MNDGSNSFDTFLTNDHNNDDGADQIKTESMDFNDVQNTEISQNWLNNLNQNDLETNFSRQDLDTVNDKNHYRNKICSKAFLRESNIIKNSKIDRLIDNENTFICDYCGKIYDQRKDLIFHLISSHYNNAYKCHICKKQYSTKKQLTKHETIHSEIKQFKCDTCSKCFSRKHDLLSHNMKHTGLKPHICHICSKSFAFESRLISHLKLHFEQIPKCKICSLELKSKQALKVHMAEHTGAKTYPCDFCPKVFTANSILIEHVRMHTKEKPYQCEVCTKSFSYKSSLTTHMLIHFGKKEHKCQICSMEFLRKEELTRHKESHSGVLHTCHICPKTFSLYSQLNMHLKTHSEEKAFKCDICPKAFNLKDGLKRHSIMHSDVKPIKCELCSKTFLRKASFKIHMAQHTNSNKFKCHICLKSFYNHSRLEEHMRAHSSEKPYKCDICSKNFAYKNYLKVHMLIHLGKKEYQCEICSKEFLLKSSLKTHIEYKHTPESQPQLCHICSKQFKSINLLKFHLRIHVEDKPHICHICSKTFAFKSGLRIHLKHHNESIPICKTCSLEFLTKEALKVHMAEHTGAKTYPCDFCPKVFTANSMLIEHVKMHTKEKPYQCEVCTKSFSYKSALTKHMLIHFGKKEHKCQICSKEFLRKEELTRHKEFHSGELHMCHICSKTFSLYSQLNMHLKTHSEEKAFKCDICPKAFNLKGGLKRHSIMHSDVKPIKCEFCSKTFLRKASFKIHMAQHTDSNKFNCQICLKSFYDHNKLDEHMRAHSSDKPYKCDICSKNFAYKNSLKGHMLIHLGKKEYQCDICSKEFLQKSSLKTHIEYKHTPELQPQVCHICSKQFKSINLLKFHLKIHVEDKPHICHICSKTFAFKSRLTSHLKLHNETIPKCKICSLEFLRKEALNVHMAEHTGAKTYPCDFCPKVYAAISKLNEHLLVHTKEKLFQCEVCAKEFSYRSGLKKHMLIHFGQRDYQCDICPKGFLQKSALTAHIKYKHNSELQPQVCHICSKQFKSINLLNSHLKIHIEDKPHICHICSKTFTYKSRLMSHLKLHNEPIPKCKTCSLEFLTKEALYVHMAEHTGAKTYPCDFCPKVYTAISKLNEHLLVHTKEKLFQCEVCAKEFSYRSGLKTHMLIHFGQKDYQCDICSKEFLRKSELKTHIRYYHNPESQSQICHVCSKQFKSHYRLNCHLKIHSEDKPHSCEICSKKFTFKSGLAKHSKLHYEKNNKCNICSKEFLTKESLYVHKAEHTGAKIYACDTCPKIFASNSKLNEHVKTHTKEKPFRCEVCSRAFAHKSALNKHMLIHFGQKEYQCDICSKEFLRRNELRVHIEYNHNSESQPQVCHACSKQFRSIIQLNSHLKIHSGDKPYKCEMCSKSFTFKSRLINHIKLHNEPHPKCKICSLEFLSRETLNVHMAEHTGAKTYPCSICSKVFAANSKLNEHMKSHTKEKSYRCEVCGKELTYKSALNKHMLIHFGIKEFQCTICSKEFLRKNELKVHMVYHSGSLSHMCHVCSKGYPSVGLLNEHVKVHSGERPYQCDICSKTFLKKTHLKAHQMTKCDLKPYICDMCPKSFPSSDKLTIHKKLHSAEKLYNCIFCSKGFTYKSGLNKHLKTHSGVKQFRCELCPKEYFKKSGLQLHMLKHSVSKT; encoded by the coding sequence ATGAATGACGGTAGTAATAGTTTTGATACTTTCCTAACAAATGACCATAACAATGACGATGGTGCCGATCAAATTAAAACTGAATCTATGGATTTTAACGATGtacaaaatacagaaatatcCCAAAATTGGCTCAACAACTTAAATCAGAATGACCTCGAAACAAATTTCTCTAGACAAGATCTAGATACGGTTAATGATAAAAATCATTACCGAAATAAAATTTGTTCCAAAGCATTTCTCAGAGAatcaaatatcattaaaaattcaaaaattgatcGTTTAATAGATAatgaaaatacattcatatgcgATTACTGTGGTAAAATATATGACCAGAGAAAAGACttgatatttcatttaatttcgaGCCATTACAATAATGCTTACAAATgtcatatttgtaaaaaacaataTAGTACAAAAAAGCAATTAACAAAACATGAAACTATTCATtctgaaataaaacaattcaaatgtGACACATGCTCCAAATGCTTTAGCAGGAAACACGATTTATTGTCTCATAACATGAAACACACTGGACTAAAACCACATATTTGTCATatctgttcaaaatcatttgcaTTTGAATCCCGTCTAATTAGCCATTTAAAACTTCATTTTGAACAAATcccaaaatgtaaaatttgttcatTAGAATTGAAAAGCAAACAGGCATTAAAAGTTCATATGGCTGAGCACACTGGGGCAAAAACATACCCTTGTGATTTTTGTCCAAAAGTATTTACAGCTAATAGTATATTGATCGAACATGTGAGAATGCATACTAAGGAAAAGCCTTACCAATGTGAGGTTTGCacaaaatcattttcatacaaATCTAGCCTAACTACGCATATGCTAATTCATTTTGGTAAAAAAGAGCATAAATGCCAAATTTGTTCAATGGAATTTCTCAGAAAAGAAGAACTGACTCGACACAAGGAGTCTCATTCTGGAGTACTTCACACGTGTCATATTTGTCCAAAAACATTTTCGTTATATAGTCAGTTGAATATGCACTTGAAAACTCACAGTGAAGAAAAGGCttttaaatgtgacatttgtccaAAGGCGTTTAATTTAAAGGATGGTTTAAAAAGACATTCAATAATGCATTCTGATGTGAAACCTATTAAATGTGAgctttgttcaaaaacattcttAAGAAAAGCCTCATTCAAAATTCATATGGCTCAACACACAAACTCCAACAAGTTCAAATgtcatatttgtttaaaatcattttataatcATAGTAGGTTAGAAGAACATATGAGAGCACATTCTTCTGAAAAAccttataaatgtgatatttgttccaAGAACTTTGCCTATAAGAATTATCTAAAAGTGCATATGTTAATTCATCTTGGAAAGAAAGAATATCAATGTGAAATTTGCTCTAAAGAATTTCTACTGAAGTCTTCGCTTAAGACTCATATAGAATACAAACACACCCCTGAATCACAACCACAATTGTGTCATATTTGTtctaaacaatttaaatcaattaatcTATTGAAGTTTCACTTACGGATTCATGTCGAAGATAAACCACACATTTGTCATATTTGTTCAAAGACATTTGCATTTAAATCCGGTCTTAGAATTCATTTAAAACATCATAATGAGTCAATCCCAATATGTAAGACTTGTTCATTAGAATTCTTGACCAAAGAAGCGTTAAAAGTTCATATGGCTGAGCACACTGGGGCAAAAACATACCCTTGTGATTTTTGTCCAAAAGTATTTACAGCTAATAGTATGTTGATCGAACATGTGAAAATGCATACTAAGGAAAAGCCTTACCAATGTGAGGTTTGCACAAAATCATTTTCTTACAAATCTGCCCTAACTAAGCATATGCTAATTCATTTTGGTAAAAAAGAGCATAAATGCCAAATTTGTTCAAAGGAATTTCTCAGAAAAGAAGAACTGACTCGACACAAGGAGTTTCATTCTGGAGAACTTCACATGTGtcatatttgttcaaaaacattttcgtTATATAGTCAGTTGAATATGCACTTGAAAACTCACAGTGAAGAAAAGGCttttaaatgtgacatttgtccaAAGGCGTTTAATTTAAAGGGTGGTTTAAAAAGACATTCAATAATGCATTCTGATGTGAAACCTATTAAATGTGagttttgttcaaaaacattcttAAGGAAAGCCTCATTCAAAATTCATATGGCTCAACACACAGACTCCAACAAGTTCAATTgtcaaatttgtttaaaatccttTTATGATCATAATAAGTTAGACGAACATATGAGAGCACATTCTTCTGATAAAccttataaatgtgatatttgttccaAAAACTTTGCCTATAAGAATTCTCTAAAAGGGCATATGTTAATTCATCTTGGAAAGAAAGAATatcaatgtgacatttgctctAAAGAATTTCTACAGAAGTCTTCGCTTAAGACTCATATAGAATACAAACACACCCCTGAATTACAACCGCAAGTGTGTCATATTTGTtctaaacaatttaaatcaatCAATCTATTGAAGTTTCACTTAAAGATTCATGTCGAAGATAAGCCACACATTTGTCATATCTGTTCAAAGACATTTGCATTTAAATCCCGTCTAACGAGCCATTTAAAACTTCATAATGAAACAATCCCAAAATGTAAGATTTGTTCATTAGAATTCTTGCGCAAAGAAGCGTTAAATGTTCATATGGCTGAACACACTGGAGCTAAAACATACCCTTGTGATTTTTGTCCAAAAGTATATGCAGCTATTAGTAAATTGAATGAACACTTGTTAGTGCATACTAAAGAAAAGCTCTTCCAATGTGAAGTTTGTGCAAAAGAATTCTCTTATAGATCTGGTCTAAAGAAGCATATGTTAATTCATTTTGGTCAAAGAGATTATCAATGTGACATCTGTCCTAAAGGATTTCTGCAGAAGTCTGCGCTTACAGctcatataaaatacaaacacaaCTCTGAATTACAACCACAAGTGTGTCATATTTGTtctaaacaatttaaatcaattaaccTATTGAATTCACACTTAAAGATTCATATCGAAGATAAGCCACACATTTGTCATATCTGTTCAAagacatttacatataaatccCGTCTAATGAGCCATTTAAAACTTCATAATGAACCAATCCCAAAATGTAAGACTTGTTCATTAGAATTCTTGACCAAAGAAGCGTTATATGTTCATATGGCTGAACACACTGGGGCAAAAACATATCCTTGTGATTTTTGTCCAAAAGTATATACAGCTATTAGTAAATTGAATGAACACTTGTTAGTGCATACTAAGGAAAAGCTCTTCCAATGTGAAGTTTGTGCAAAAGAATTCTCTTATAGATCTGGTCTAAAAACGCATATGTTAATTCATTTTGGTCAAAAAGATTATCAATGTGACATCTGTTCTAAAGAATTTTTGCGAAAGTCTGAGCTTAAGACTCATATAAGATACTATCACAACCCAGAATCACAATCACAAATATGTCATGTTTGTtctaaacaatttaaatcacattaTCGACTAAACTGTCACCTAAAAATTCATTCTGAAGATAAACCACACAgttgtgaaatttgttcaaaaaaatttaccttCAAATCTGGTTTGGCAAAACATTCAAAACttcattatgaaaaaaataacaaatgtaatatttgttcaaaagAGTTTTTAACTAAAGAATCTCTATATGTTCATAAGGCTGAACATACAGGCGCAAAAATATATGCCTGTGATACTTGTCCTAAGATTTTTGCCAGTAATAGTAAATTGAATGAACATGTAAAAACTCACACCAAAGAGAAGCCCTTCCGGTGTGAAGTTTGTTCAAGAGCCTTCGCTCATAAATCTGCTCTAAATAAGCATATGTTAATTCATTTTGGTCAAAAAGAATATCAATGTGACATCTGTTCTAAAGAATTTCTGCGGAGGAACGAGCTTAGGGTTCATATAGAATACAATCACAACTCTGAATCACAACCACAAGTGTGTCATGCTTGTTCTAAACAATTTAgatcaattattcaattgaattCACACTTGAAGATTCATTCTGGAGataaaccatacaaatgtgaaatgtgttcaaaatcatttacatttAAATCACGTCTTATTAACCATATAAAACTCCATAATGAACCTCACCCAAAATGTAAGATTTGTTCATTAGAATTCTTGAGCAGAGAGACGTTAAATGTTCATATGGCTGAACACACGGGGGCAAAAACATACCCTTGTAGTATTTGTTCAAAAGTATTTGCTGCTAATAGTAAATTGAACGAACATATGAAATCGCATACTAAGGAAAAGTCTTACCGGTGTGAAGTTTGTGGGAAAGAATTGACTTATAAATCTGCTCTAAATAAGCATATGTTAATACATtttggaatcaaagaatttcaatgTACCATTTGTTCTAAAGAGTTTCTCAGAAAAAATGAACTCAAAGTGCATATGGTGTATCACTCTGGATCATTATCACACATGTGTCATGTATGTTCAAAAGGTTATCCATCAGTTGGTCTATTGAATGAGCATGTGAAAGTGCATTCTGGTGAAAGGCCTtatcaatgtgatatttgctcgaagacatttttaaaaaagacTCATTTAAAAGCGCACCAAATGACTAAATGTGACTTAAAGCCATATATATGTGATATGTGTCCCAAATCATTTCCAAGTAGTGATAAATTGACTATACATAAGAAGCTGCATTCAGCAGAAAAActttataattgtatattttgttCCAAAGGATTTACTTACAAATCTGGTTTaaataagcatttaaaaactcaTTCTGGAGTTAAGCAATTTCGTTGTGAATTGTGTCCCaaagaatatttcaaaaaaagcgGATTACAACTTCATATGTTGAAACATTCAGTATCAAAAACATAA
- the LOC143913638 gene encoding uncharacterized protein LOC143913638 isoform X1 — protein sequence MECRLCLYCPAEICVWKDSGTLLDRIRICCQLELEENDGLPDKICSTCETKLDSFYEFKYVSAESDKILRERLNDIQIKTEEVDIQDEDFMNDGSNSFDTFLTNDHNNDDGADQIKTESMDFNDVQNTEISQNWLNNLNQNDLETNFSRQDLDTVNDKNHYRNKICSKAFLRESNIIKNSKIDRLIDNENTFICDYCGKIYDQRKDLIFHLISSHYNNAYKCHICKKQYSTKKQLTKHETIHSEIKQFKCDTCSKCFSRKHDLLSHNMKHTGLKPHICHICSKSFAFESRLISHLKLHFEQIPKCKICSLELKSKQALKVHMAEHTGAKTYPCDFCPKVFTANSILIEHVRMHTKEKPYQCEVCTKSFSYKSSLTTHMLIHFGKKEHKCQICSMEFLRKEELTRHKESHSGVLHTCHICPKTFSLYSQLNMHLKTHSEEKAFKCDICPKAFNLKDGLKRHSIMHSDVKPIKCELCSKTFLRKASFKIHMAQHTNSNKFKCHICLKSFYNHSRLEEHMRAHSSEKPYKCDICSKNFAYKNYLKVHMLIHLGKKEYQCEICSKEFLLKSSLKTHIEYKHTPESQPQLCHICSKQFKSINLLKFHLRIHVEDKPHICHICSKTFAFKSGLRIHLKHHNESIPICKTCSLEFLTKEALKVHMAEHTGAKTYPCDFCPKVFTANSMLIEHVKMHTKEKPYQCEVCTKSFSYKSALTKHMLIHFGKKEHKCQICSKEFLRKEELTRHKEFHSGELHMCHICSKTFSLYSQLNMHLKTHSEEKAFKCDICPKAFNLKGGLKRHSIMHSDVKPIKCEFCSKTFLRKASFKIHMAQHTDSNKFNCQICLKSFYDHNKLDEHMRAHSSDKPYKCDICSKNFAYKNSLKGHMLIHLGKKEYQCDICSKEFLQKSSLKTHIEYKHTPELQPQVCHICSKQFKSINLLKFHLKIHVEDKPHICHICSKTFAFKSRLTSHLKLHNETIPKCKICSLEFLRKEALNVHMAEHTGAKTYPCDFCPKVYAAISKLNEHLLVHTKEKLFQCEVCAKEFSYRSGLKKHMLIHFGQRDYQCDICPKGFLQKSALTAHIKYKHNSELQPQVCHICSKQFKSINLLNSHLKIHIEDKPHICHICSKTFTYKSRLMSHLKLHNEPIPKCKTCSLEFLTKEALYVHMAEHTGAKTYPCDFCPKVYTAISKLNEHLLVHTKEKLFQCEVCAKEFSYRSGLKTHMLIHFGQKDYQCDICSKEFLRKSELKTHIRYYHNPESQSQICHVCSKQFKSHYRLNCHLKIHSEDKPHSCEICSKKFTFKSGLAKHSKLHYEKNNKCNICSKEFLTKESLYVHKAEHTGAKIYACDTCPKIFASNSKLNEHVKTHTKEKPFRCEVCSRAFAHKSALNKHMLIHFGQKEYQCDICSKEFLRRNELRVHIEYNHNSESQPQVCHACSKQFRSIIQLNSHLKIHSGDKPYKCEMCSKSFTFKSRLINHIKLHNEPHPKCKICSLEFLSRETLNVHMAEHTGAKTYPCSICSKVFAANSKLNEHMKSHTKEKSYRCEVCGKELTYKSALNKHMLIHFGIKEFQCTICSKEFLRKNELKVHMVYHSGSLSHMCHVCSKGYPSVGLLNEHVKVHSGERPYQCDICSKTFLKKTHLKAHQMTKCDLKPYICDMCPKSFPSSDKLTIHKKLHSAEKLYNCIFCSKGFTYKSGLNKHLKTHSGVKQFRCELCPKEYFKKSGLQLHMLKHSVSKT from the exons ATGGAGTGTCGTCTGTGTCTATATTGTCCAGCAGAGATATGTGTGTGGAAAGATTCTGGAACGTTACTGGATCGCATCCGGATTTGCTGTCAGCTCGAG TTGGAGGAAAACGATGGACTCCCCGATAAAATATGTTCGACTTGTGAAACAAAATTAGATTCGttctatgaatttaaatatgtgaGCGCAGAATCTGATAAAATATTAAGAGAAAGACTGAATGACATTCAAATTAAAACAGAAGAAGTTGATATTCAAGATGAGGATTTTATGAATGACGGTAGTAATAGTTTTGATACTTTCCTAACAAATGACCATAACAATGACGATGGTGCCGATCAAATTAAAACTGAATCTATGGATTTTAACGATGtacaaaatacagaaatatcCCAAAATTGGCTCAACAACTTAAATCAGAATGACCTCGAAACAAATTTCTCTAGACAAGATCTAGATACGGTTAATGATAAAAATCATTACCGAAATAAAATTTGTTCCAAAGCATTTCTCAGAGAatcaaatatcattaaaaattcaaaaattgatcGTTTAATAGATAatgaaaatacattcatatgcgATTACTGTGGTAAAATATATGACCAGAGAAAAGACttgatatttcatttaatttcgaGCCATTACAATAATGCTTACAAATgtcatatttgtaaaaaacaataTAGTACAAAAAAGCAATTAACAAAACATGAAACTATTCATtctgaaataaaacaattcaaatgtGACACATGCTCCAAATGCTTTAGCAGGAAACACGATTTATTGTCTCATAACATGAAACACACTGGACTAAAACCACATATTTGTCATatctgttcaaaatcatttgcaTTTGAATCCCGTCTAATTAGCCATTTAAAACTTCATTTTGAACAAATcccaaaatgtaaaatttgttcatTAGAATTGAAAAGCAAACAGGCATTAAAAGTTCATATGGCTGAGCACACTGGGGCAAAAACATACCCTTGTGATTTTTGTCCAAAAGTATTTACAGCTAATAGTATATTGATCGAACATGTGAGAATGCATACTAAGGAAAAGCCTTACCAATGTGAGGTTTGCacaaaatcattttcatacaaATCTAGCCTAACTACGCATATGCTAATTCATTTTGGTAAAAAAGAGCATAAATGCCAAATTTGTTCAATGGAATTTCTCAGAAAAGAAGAACTGACTCGACACAAGGAGTCTCATTCTGGAGTACTTCACACGTGTCATATTTGTCCAAAAACATTTTCGTTATATAGTCAGTTGAATATGCACTTGAAAACTCACAGTGAAGAAAAGGCttttaaatgtgacatttgtccaAAGGCGTTTAATTTAAAGGATGGTTTAAAAAGACATTCAATAATGCATTCTGATGTGAAACCTATTAAATGTGAgctttgttcaaaaacattcttAAGAAAAGCCTCATTCAAAATTCATATGGCTCAACACACAAACTCCAACAAGTTCAAATgtcatatttgtttaaaatcattttataatcATAGTAGGTTAGAAGAACATATGAGAGCACATTCTTCTGAAAAAccttataaatgtgatatttgttccaAGAACTTTGCCTATAAGAATTATCTAAAAGTGCATATGTTAATTCATCTTGGAAAGAAAGAATATCAATGTGAAATTTGCTCTAAAGAATTTCTACTGAAGTCTTCGCTTAAGACTCATATAGAATACAAACACACCCCTGAATCACAACCACAATTGTGTCATATTTGTtctaaacaatttaaatcaattaatcTATTGAAGTTTCACTTACGGATTCATGTCGAAGATAAACCACACATTTGTCATATTTGTTCAAAGACATTTGCATTTAAATCCGGTCTTAGAATTCATTTAAAACATCATAATGAGTCAATCCCAATATGTAAGACTTGTTCATTAGAATTCTTGACCAAAGAAGCGTTAAAAGTTCATATGGCTGAGCACACTGGGGCAAAAACATACCCTTGTGATTTTTGTCCAAAAGTATTTACAGCTAATAGTATGTTGATCGAACATGTGAAAATGCATACTAAGGAAAAGCCTTACCAATGTGAGGTTTGCACAAAATCATTTTCTTACAAATCTGCCCTAACTAAGCATATGCTAATTCATTTTGGTAAAAAAGAGCATAAATGCCAAATTTGTTCAAAGGAATTTCTCAGAAAAGAAGAACTGACTCGACACAAGGAGTTTCATTCTGGAGAACTTCACATGTGtcatatttgttcaaaaacattttcgtTATATAGTCAGTTGAATATGCACTTGAAAACTCACAGTGAAGAAAAGGCttttaaatgtgacatttgtccaAAGGCGTTTAATTTAAAGGGTGGTTTAAAAAGACATTCAATAATGCATTCTGATGTGAAACCTATTAAATGTGagttttgttcaaaaacattcttAAGGAAAGCCTCATTCAAAATTCATATGGCTCAACACACAGACTCCAACAAGTTCAATTgtcaaatttgtttaaaatccttTTATGATCATAATAAGTTAGACGAACATATGAGAGCACATTCTTCTGATAAAccttataaatgtgatatttgttccaAAAACTTTGCCTATAAGAATTCTCTAAAAGGGCATATGTTAATTCATCTTGGAAAGAAAGAATatcaatgtgacatttgctctAAAGAATTTCTACAGAAGTCTTCGCTTAAGACTCATATAGAATACAAACACACCCCTGAATTACAACCGCAAGTGTGTCATATTTGTtctaaacaatttaaatcaatCAATCTATTGAAGTTTCACTTAAAGATTCATGTCGAAGATAAGCCACACATTTGTCATATCTGTTCAAAGACATTTGCATTTAAATCCCGTCTAACGAGCCATTTAAAACTTCATAATGAAACAATCCCAAAATGTAAGATTTGTTCATTAGAATTCTTGCGCAAAGAAGCGTTAAATGTTCATATGGCTGAACACACTGGAGCTAAAACATACCCTTGTGATTTTTGTCCAAAAGTATATGCAGCTATTAGTAAATTGAATGAACACTTGTTAGTGCATACTAAAGAAAAGCTCTTCCAATGTGAAGTTTGTGCAAAAGAATTCTCTTATAGATCTGGTCTAAAGAAGCATATGTTAATTCATTTTGGTCAAAGAGATTATCAATGTGACATCTGTCCTAAAGGATTTCTGCAGAAGTCTGCGCTTACAGctcatataaaatacaaacacaaCTCTGAATTACAACCACAAGTGTGTCATATTTGTtctaaacaatttaaatcaattaaccTATTGAATTCACACTTAAAGATTCATATCGAAGATAAGCCACACATTTGTCATATCTGTTCAAagacatttacatataaatccCGTCTAATGAGCCATTTAAAACTTCATAATGAACCAATCCCAAAATGTAAGACTTGTTCATTAGAATTCTTGACCAAAGAAGCGTTATATGTTCATATGGCTGAACACACTGGGGCAAAAACATATCCTTGTGATTTTTGTCCAAAAGTATATACAGCTATTAGTAAATTGAATGAACACTTGTTAGTGCATACTAAGGAAAAGCTCTTCCAATGTGAAGTTTGTGCAAAAGAATTCTCTTATAGATCTGGTCTAAAAACGCATATGTTAATTCATTTTGGTCAAAAAGATTATCAATGTGACATCTGTTCTAAAGAATTTTTGCGAAAGTCTGAGCTTAAGACTCATATAAGATACTATCACAACCCAGAATCACAATCACAAATATGTCATGTTTGTtctaaacaatttaaatcacattaTCGACTAAACTGTCACCTAAAAATTCATTCTGAAGATAAACCACACAgttgtgaaatttgttcaaaaaaatttaccttCAAATCTGGTTTGGCAAAACATTCAAAACttcattatgaaaaaaataacaaatgtaatatttgttcaaaagAGTTTTTAACTAAAGAATCTCTATATGTTCATAAGGCTGAACATACAGGCGCAAAAATATATGCCTGTGATACTTGTCCTAAGATTTTTGCCAGTAATAGTAAATTGAATGAACATGTAAAAACTCACACCAAAGAGAAGCCCTTCCGGTGTGAAGTTTGTTCAAGAGCCTTCGCTCATAAATCTGCTCTAAATAAGCATATGTTAATTCATTTTGGTCAAAAAGAATATCAATGTGACATCTGTTCTAAAGAATTTCTGCGGAGGAACGAGCTTAGGGTTCATATAGAATACAATCACAACTCTGAATCACAACCACAAGTGTGTCATGCTTGTTCTAAACAATTTAgatcaattattcaattgaattCACACTTGAAGATTCATTCTGGAGataaaccatacaaatgtgaaatgtgttcaaaatcatttacatttAAATCACGTCTTATTAACCATATAAAACTCCATAATGAACCTCACCCAAAATGTAAGATTTGTTCATTAGAATTCTTGAGCAGAGAGACGTTAAATGTTCATATGGCTGAACACACGGGGGCAAAAACATACCCTTGTAGTATTTGTTCAAAAGTATTTGCTGCTAATAGTAAATTGAACGAACATATGAAATCGCATACTAAGGAAAAGTCTTACCGGTGTGAAGTTTGTGGGAAAGAATTGACTTATAAATCTGCTCTAAATAAGCATATGTTAATACATtttggaatcaaagaatttcaatgTACCATTTGTTCTAAAGAGTTTCTCAGAAAAAATGAACTCAAAGTGCATATGGTGTATCACTCTGGATCATTATCACACATGTGTCATGTATGTTCAAAAGGTTATCCATCAGTTGGTCTATTGAATGAGCATGTGAAAGTGCATTCTGGTGAAAGGCCTtatcaatgtgatatttgctcgaagacatttttaaaaaagacTCATTTAAAAGCGCACCAAATGACTAAATGTGACTTAAAGCCATATATATGTGATATGTGTCCCAAATCATTTCCAAGTAGTGATAAATTGACTATACATAAGAAGCTGCATTCAGCAGAAAAActttataattgtatattttgttCCAAAGGATTTACTTACAAATCTGGTTTaaataagcatttaaaaactcaTTCTGGAGTTAAGCAATTTCGTTGTGAATTGTGTCCCaaagaatatttcaaaaaaagcgGATTACAACTTCATATGTTGAAACATTCAGTATCAAAAACATAA
- the RpS3A gene encoding ribosomal protein S3A, which produces MAVGKNKGLSKGGKKGVKKKIVDPFTRKDWYDVKAPSMFSRREIGKTLVNRTQGTRIASEGLKNRVFEVSLADLQTDLEAERSFRKFRLIAEDVQGREVLTNFHGMDLTTDKLRSMVKKWQTLIEACTDVKTTDGYLLRVFCIGFTMKDQMSQRKTCYAQHKQVRRIRKKMCEIIAKDVTETDLKGVVSKLLPDSIAKDIEKACQGIYPLHDVYIRKVKVLKKPRFDPAKLKELYEEGGSAPVTATGETGLRTDRPEGYEPPVQESV; this is translated from the exons ATGGCCGTCGGTAAGAATAAGGGGCTCTCCAAAGGTGGAAAGAAGGGCGTCAAGAAGAAGAT TGTCGATCCTTTCACCCGTAAGGATTGGTATGATGTCAAAGCACCATCCATGTTCTCCAGGAGGGAAATTGGCAAGACTCTTGTCAACCGAACTCAg GGAACACGTATCGCTTCAGAAGGGTTGAAAAATCGTGTATTTGAAGTATCCTTGGCTGATCTTCAGACTGATTTGGAAGCCGAAAG GTCTTTCCGTAAGTTCCGTTTGATCGCTGAAGATGTTCAAGGTCGTGAAGTTCTCACCAACTTCCACGGAATGGACTTGACAACTGATAAATTGAG GTCCATGGTAAAGAAATGGCAAACTCTCATTGAAGCATGCACTGATGTTAAAACCACTGATGGTTATTTATTAAGAGTATTTTGCATAGGCTTCACAATGAAAGATCAAATGAGCCAACGTAAAACTTGCTATGCTCAACACAAGCag GTACGCAGAATCCGCAAGAAAATGTGTGAAATTATCGCTAAGGACGTCACTGAAACTGACCTTAAAGGTGTTGTTAGCAAACTTTTGCCTGATTCCATTGCTAAGGATATCGAAAAAGCGTGTCAAGGAATATACCCACTTCATGATGTTTACATCAGAaag gTCAAGGTTCTGAAGAAGCCCCGCTTCGACCCTGCCAAGCTGAAGGAATTGTATGAAGAGGGTGGTAGCGCTCCTGTAACAGCGACGGGAGAGACGGGTCTCCGCACTGACAGGCCGGAAGGATATGAGCCGCCTGTGCAAGAATCTGTCTAA